The Maridesulfovibrio ferrireducens genome segment CACACCCATCCAGTATGATTAAAACGACAAAAATGGTATTTCAACTAACAAAATTGCTAAAAAATCAAAAAAATGACGTTTGATTATCTTTTGCGAATAATAATCAAAAATATTTAATTAAAAATGAAAACAGCCCAAAACAAAAAAACCTGCCCAAAAATATGGGCAGGTTCAGTATAAGCTATATGCCTTTTATTTTTTTAGGCATGCTATATATAATGTAGAGATTACTTTTTCGCAGTCAGCTCTTTTAAAGTTGGATATTTACCGCAAGCAAATTTTTCAGCCTCTGGGCAATAACCCAATTGCTCACACCTTGCTCCGCCGTTGCGGAATATTGCAGGAAGACTTTCCTTACAAAGCTTCAACATTTTATCGGCCATAATGCGAACTTCCCACTGCGCCCTCTGGCAACAGCGCAAATTAAAAAAGTGCATAAGCGAACGGCAATTCATGGTTATCACTATTTTCGTTTCAGCAGCCTGAGGAAGCACAAATCTGGCATCTTCATTAGCTTTGCTTTCACGCCCGGCTGCAACGAGAATCTCGCGCAAATCTTTATATGCGCTGCCGACTTCTTCCATAAACTTTTCAAAACGTTCACGAGCTTCGGGAATTTTCTTTATTGCCGGAGGAATTATGTAATCCATATCATTCTCAGTAACGTAGCGCTGGCTCTGCTGCGAATAGGACGCTATGCGATGCCTGACTATCTGATGAGAACAAGCTCTTGAGATACCCTCAATTGCAAACGTAAAGCTGACATGTTCAATAGGGCTGTCATGCCCGGATTCAAGAATAGCGGAAACAAAGGCATCCTGCTTATCCTTAGCAATCTCGCCGCTTATAAGTCTTGGCCACATATCGGCAGTAAACCCTGCGTGATAGCACTGCCTGAACGATGCGTATATCAGTTCAAGGGCATTAGGGGTCATGGATAACAACTCTACTCGTAAATCTTTCTCAGGCATATGAGCTCCTTCAATTTATGGCTCTTCATAAAGTAAAAGATCTATGGGTGCAAGACAGCAATAATGGGTCAAAAAATACTTGGAAATTTCTACTCAAATCTACACTCTAAATTAGAAATAAAATCAAGAAGTTACACATCTGTCACAAAATTAACTTTTTTTTTACTTGCCATAGAAGGGAATATACCCTAACTAACCATCCCTTATCAAACCAACTCTATAAATCAAACCGACCGCTGATCTTCCGCATTCTTTTTTAGCATTGTAACCCGTTAAGGGAAACTAAGCTTGCGGCAGTAATGTGCCGGAGGAATCCGTGAACAAACTTACTATTAATGATAAAATCAGAAATATCGCAATCATAGCCCACGTTGACCATGGTAAAACCACACTGGTTGACGGAATGTTCAAGCAAAGCGGACTCTTCCGTGAAGGCCAGAAAGTCGATGACAGACTCATGGACAGCATGGACCTTGAGCGCGAACGCGGCATTACCATTGCAGCTAAAAACTGTGCTGTTGACTGGAAAGGCACAAAAATCAACGTCATCGACACCCCCGGCCATGCCGACTTTGGTGGAGAAGTTGAACGTTCCTTAAGCATGGCTGATGGAGCAATCCTTTTAGTTGATGCCTCTGAAGGACCTCTGCCTCAGACAAGATTCGTATTGAAAAAAGCTCTTGAAGCCGGTCTGAAAGTCATCGTTGTTGTCAACAAAATTGACCGCAGTGATGCTCGCCCTGAAGAAGTTCTTGACGAAATTTACGACCTCTTCATCGATCTAGACGCAAACGAAGAACAGCTTGAATTCCCTGTCATGTACGCAATCGGCAGAGACGGAATTGCACAGCATACTCTCGAAGAAAAAGGCGAAAATCTTCACCCTCTCATGGATATCGTTATCGAGCATATCCCCGGGCCTTCTTATGATGAAAATGAACCTTTCCAGATGCTTGTTTCCGACCTCGGATACTCCGACTACCTCGGTCGTCTCGCAATCGGTAAAGTAATTCACGGCTCCACTCAACAAAACGTGCCTCTTGCTTGTATCAATGAAGAAAATCAAGTCGTCCCTCTTAAACTGACCAAAGTTCAGACCTACGAAGGTGTCACTTTCACCGAAACAGACATCGCTCACCCTGGTGATATTGTTGTTGTTTCCGGTATCGAAGGAATCACTATCGGTGACACAATTTGTACAAGAGAAGCTCCTAAAGCTCTTCCAAGAATCACTGTTGATGAACCAACAGTATCCATGCGCTTTGGAATAAATACTTCCCCAATGGCCGGACTTGAAGGTAAACTCGTTCAGTCTTCTAAAATTCGTGAAAGACTCGAAAAAGAAACTCTGTTGAACGTTGCTATTAAGATCGAAGAAAGCGAATACAGAGATAGCTTCATTGTTAAAGGACGCGGTGAATTTCAGCTCGCTATCCTTATTGAAACTATGCGCCGTGAAGGTTTTGAGCTTACTGTTGGAAGACCTGAAGTTATCTTCAAAAAAGTAGACGGCAAAAAACTTGAGCCGATGGAACAGGTTTTCATCGACTGTGAAGACGCCTTTATGGGTGTTGTAACTGAAAAACTTTCTTCCAGAAAAGCAAAAATGACCAACCTCGTTAACAACGGCAAGGGCCGTGTTCGCATGGAATTTTCTGCACCATCACGTTCACTTATCGGTTACCGCGATGAGTTCCTTACCGACACTAAAGGTACTGGAATCATGAACACTCTGTTCGCCGGATACGACGATTACAGAGGCGATTTCCCAGCACGTTACACAGGTTCCTTAATTTCTGACCGCGCAGGGAAAGGTGTTGCTTACGCAATCTTTAACCTAGAGCCTCGCGGTGAAATGTTCGTTAGACCAGGCGACCCTGTATACGAAGGAATGATTGTAGGTGAGCACAACAAGGATACTGATATCAATATCAATCCTACCAAAGAAAAAAAGCTCACCAACATGCGTGCATCAGGTAAAGATGAAGCTGTTATCCTTACTCCATGCAAACCTATGAGTCTGGAAAGAGCTATGCACTTCATCACCGACGATGAAGTAATTGAAGTCACCCCGCTTTCAATCCGTCTGCGTAAAACAGAACTGAATTCTGCCAAACGTCACATGGAACGC includes the following:
- the typA gene encoding translational GTPase TypA; amino-acid sequence: MNKLTINDKIRNIAIIAHVDHGKTTLVDGMFKQSGLFREGQKVDDRLMDSMDLERERGITIAAKNCAVDWKGTKINVIDTPGHADFGGEVERSLSMADGAILLVDASEGPLPQTRFVLKKALEAGLKVIVVVNKIDRSDARPEEVLDEIYDLFIDLDANEEQLEFPVMYAIGRDGIAQHTLEEKGENLHPLMDIVIEHIPGPSYDENEPFQMLVSDLGYSDYLGRLAIGKVIHGSTQQNVPLACINEENQVVPLKLTKVQTYEGVTFTETDIAHPGDIVVVSGIEGITIGDTICTREAPKALPRITVDEPTVSMRFGINTSPMAGLEGKLVQSSKIRERLEKETLLNVAIKIEESEYRDSFIVKGRGEFQLAILIETMRREGFELTVGRPEVIFKKVDGKKLEPMEQVFIDCEDAFMGVVTEKLSSRKAKMTNLVNNGKGRVRMEFSAPSRSLIGYRDEFLTDTKGTGIMNTLFAGYDDYRGDFPARYTGSLISDRAGKGVAYAIFNLEPRGEMFVRPGDPVYEGMIVGEHNKDTDININPTKEKKLTNMRASGKDEAVILTPCKPMSLERAMHFITDDEVIEVTPLSIRLRKTELNSAKRHMERGKELKKK
- the thyX gene encoding FAD-dependent thymidylate synthase, encoding MPEKDLRVELLSMTPNALELIYASFRQCYHAGFTADMWPRLISGEIAKDKQDAFVSAILESGHDSPIEHVSFTFAIEGISRACSHQIVRHRIASYSQQSQRYVTENDMDYIIPPAIKKIPEARERFEKFMEEVGSAYKDLREILVAAGRESKANEDARFVLPQAAETKIVITMNCRSLMHFFNLRCCQRAQWEVRIMADKMLKLCKESLPAIFRNGGARCEQLGYCPEAEKFACGKYPTLKELTAKK